CTCGGTCGCATTAAACCAACGCTCTGCATTATCATGAAAGCCCTTTGCTGGGCCCTCCCTCAAACATGTGCACCTATCAAGCTGCTGAGGACACTCATAGCCCCATCCTTGATGCTGATAACCCATATCGGTAAACTGCATGACCTGATCCTTCCTCAAGGACATGGCAAGGCCCAATGAATGTACAGGCGAATCGGACCATCGTTCATAGAAGAAACCGCCCTCTTGCTCCAGATAATCGAAAAATTTTGTGTAAACTTCGCTTTCCCAAACGGATCTGTGAGATATTTCGAAGTTGTTGTACATGCACATTCGTGTCCATTCGGGGTTGGAAGCTTGACCTTGCAAGGCTTTTTTAATGCCTGATTGACCGGACCAGACGAAACCGAGATTGGCGTTGGGTGGGATGATATGGGAATGGGTGGAGAGGAAGTAGGAGGCGTTGGATGCGAGGCTGGGTTGGACAAAGTCTGCGTCAGGGGAGATTTGGATGAAACCGTAGAGTTTGTTGGAATCGATGAGGCGTTGGACTGGGTCATAGGGCTGCCAGAGAGGGAGGATTGGGTGAGTTGAACGAAAGGGGGAAGAGGAACGAACGTACGATATCACAATGAAATTCTATGTCAGTATCCAACCTCCAAAGCCACTCGTAATTTGCGATGGCAGGATTACGCCAAAAGAAGCCAGAGTAGAAACGACACATTTGTCTATAACCCGTTGAGAAACCGATGCTTTCGAGGGAATGTTGGACAAGGGATTTGTCGAGGTGAGAAGGTATGTCCCAGGATTCTTTTGTGACGGTCGCGAATTTGGCGCGGCCCTCTGTGATCCAATCAATCTTTTTCTTATCTTCGTTGCTGACGGCTGCCAACTCATCCTCGGTCATGAAGAGAACGTAAGGGTATTTGAGACGGCGGTTGAATCTGTTTTCGACATTATAAAGGGCTAAGATGGCTTGGTGAACCCGAGAGGGTGGGAGGAGCATGAAGATTACTGCATTCGGTTTTATGGTGGAGGATGAGGGCGACAATTGAGAGGTGGTGTAAGAAACGTAGGCTTTGTGAGAGGgaaagatgaggaggagaacGGCGAAGACTAGGAGTGAGCAGAGGATTAGTTTTGAGCGAGAGGGGGGCATGGTGAATGGAGAGAGAGATAGAGTGAGGCACTGTTTCTCATTAAAAGCGCGGGAAGAAAACTGACAAAGTTGTAATTGAATGATTGACCTGGATATTGTTATTCCACTAAGAGTCACAAACAGCTGTTCAAGGGAGATTCGAGCGGAAAAGAGTAGCAGTCGTAAAAGAAGGAGGGAAAGTCCAAgaaattccaagacaatcctatatatcctatatataatgggacaaagatcctatatcctatatataatgggacaaagagacctgattatcagcgattatcagcgattatctccaaaaaatgatctatgcgacaggaccagggtaaattaaagcggagatcgaaatttcctgcgtgcacgacaatgtcccctccctttgagctacagtaacgtagtatttttcatgttcctgtttatttattcctactgttatctgacatgcatctatacttcaactgttatgagatgtaacttttatattcccacacacttttttggtaataatttgtcatctctcactgtctcctctccccttctctaactgtactgtttttccacaggttacaggtttttctgtgcatgggacagggagggaatggggtaggccaccctgtacaaagttctgtacacagtacaagtcctccacctgctatttatgtcacccactatacaacatgtactgatttggcacagaatactttccccatgggtttgtacctgtaaaatgggatagagcatggccatacctgcagatagggaagttggaacagcacgggttggtgggttttcctgtgcatgggatggggctggaatggattcgtcaccctgtacaagtcccatacccaccatacttttttccatgggtaacgggtaggacaggtgtaattacgcctctgacacaggatgttcacagaacaggtcatgtgatatgaatacagtgggccaagggacacaaactttccccccatgggtgattcatgctgttcactacctgcagaactcctacagagcacaagtaagcaggtgtataaacatgcaaaaaaactcggcacaaagggccgggtcataagcttgtaAATATTCAATAAATAAATTCATATTCCCACACTTTTCTCGCTTCTCCTTCCACCACtttccttcatttccttcaTCATCATGGCCGTCTCGCTTCAAGTCGTTGGTGTCGTGAGCTTCTACATGGTCGCCGCCCTCATTATGGTTTTTGTCAACAAGCTCGTCCTCAATGCCGCTCCCAATCTCACCGTCCTTTTCATGTTCTTCcaatccaccaccaccgttgTTCTCCTCATCTTGACCTCGTTCCTAACCCCCCTCGTCCAGTTACCCCAACTGTCACTATCTGCAGCACGAAATCTCACGCCTCTTATTATCGTCGACACCGCTGGTTTTGTTTTCAACGCTCTCTGTTTACGAGACGTCGAAGCGGCTTTTTACCAGATCGCGCGAGGGATGGTGTTACCTTTGACTATTCTCGTCGTGTCATGCACTTCTCGACAAGCACCTTCTCTGAAAGTTGTTGGATGTGCTACGATCGTTACATTGGGTTTCTTCATCGGCACATCCTTCCCCGCCGGCCTCCCCGCCAAATCAGTCATGTCCCCCACAGCTTTGTTTTAcggtttcctttcttccatgTCTATTGCACTCCATGCTGTACTCGTCAAATCTTCA
This genomic window from Marasmius oreades isolate 03SP1 chromosome 8, whole genome shotgun sequence contains:
- a CDS encoding uncharacterized protein (CAZy:GT15), translated to MLLPPSRVHQAILALYNVENRFNRRLKYPYVLFMTEDELAAVSNEDKKKIDWITEGRAKFATVTKESWDIPSHLDKSLVQHSLESIGFSTGYRQMCRFYSGFFWRNPAIANYEWLWRLDTDIEFHCDIPYDPVQRLIDSNKLYGFIQISPDADFVQPSLASNASYFLSTHSHIIPPNANLGFVWSGQSGIKKALQGQASNPEWTRMCMYNNFEISHRSVWESEVYTKFFDYLEQEGGFFYERWSDSPVHSLGLAMSLRKDQVMQFTDMGYQHQGWGYECPQQLDRCTCLREGPAKGFHDNAERWFNATELQADSWGT
- a CDS encoding uncharacterized protein (CAZy:GT15), with product MPPSRSKLILCSLLVFAVLLLIFPSHKAYVSYTTSQLSPSSSTIKPNAVIFMLLPPSRVHQAILALYNVENRFNRRLKYPYVLFMTEDELAAVSNEDKKKIDWITEGRAKFATVTKESWDIPSHLDKSLVQHSLESIGFSTGYRQMCRFYSGFFWRNPAIANYEWLWRLDTDIEFHCDIPYDPVQRLIDSNKLYGFIQISPDADFVQPSLASNASYFLSTHSHIIPPNANLGFVWSGQSGIKKALQGQASNPEWTRMCMYNNFEISHRSVWESEVYTKFFDYLEQEGGFFYERWSDSPVHSLGLAMSLRKDQVMQFTDMGYQHQGWGYECPQQLDRCTCLREGPAKGFHDNAERWFNATELQADSWGT